Genomic segment of Mycolicibacterium psychrotolerans:
GCGGACGTGGTGGCCGCGGTTGTGCTCGATGTAGAAGTGGCCGTAGAAGGTCTGCGCGAGGGTGATCTTGCTCAGCCACCGCTCCAGCGAGTCCTTCTTGTGCCCCATCTCGTGCGCGGTGTTGATGCCCACACCGCCGAGCACGCCCACCGACAGCGCCACGCCGATCTTCGCCGGCCACGGCAGCGCGCCGTCGAAGCCGAGCCAGCTCAGGTCCGACGCGGTGAACAGGTAGGCGCCCAGGATGACACTGGCGTACTGGAACGGGATGTAGATGTAGGTGCAGTAGCGGTAGTACTTGTCGTTCTCGAGCCGCTCCATCACCTCGTCGGGCGGGTTCTGGCCGTCCGGACCGAACTTCAGGTCCAGGGTGGGCAGCAGGATGTAGAGGAGGATCGGGCCGATCCACAGCGGCACCTGCGCCGCGCCGTGCCAGCCCCAGTGGTTGAACGCCCACACCAGCGGCAGCATGACGAACAGCGCCGTCGGCGCGATCAGACCCATCAGCCACAGGTAGCGCTTCTTGTCGCGCCATTCCTCGACCTCTGGGCCCTGTGGGCCTCCCTGCAATTCCTGTGTGGTCACCCGTTGCCTCCTTGCTGTGAGTGCGATCACCAACTCGGATTGACTATAGAGCTGATTTTGTCGCCTGTCTAGACAGTAAGGCTTGTTTTGTAAAGAGAACCTCTTCCCGCGAGCGCGCGCGTCTGTACATCCTCGCCCCGCGTGTCGCGTGCCGTAGCGCGCGCTCGCGCGCGGCGAGCGCGCTCAGAAAGTCAGGCCGACGGAAAGTCGGCGCCACGGGACAACGTCTCGCCGGCGCGGATGTCGGAGAGCCGCTCCTCCAGCGCTCCGACGGCGGCGTCGAACCCGGCACTGCCGAGCACCAGCCGCTTCGGGGGTGGGTCCTGCGCCACCGCGGCGATGACCGCGCGGACCCCGCGGCGAGGGTCACCGGGCTGGTTGCCGTCCTCGGCGATCATCGTCGCGCGCACCTGCTCGAGCAGGTCCCGGTAGGCGCTGACGGATTCGGTGACGGGTTCGTCGGCGAAGCCGGCGTAGGCCCGTGTGCGGAACGCTCCCGGCTCGACCGCCATCACGCCGATGCCCTGGGGCGCAACCTCCTGCCGCAGGACGTCGGTGACGGCCTCGATCGCGAATTTCGTTGCGCTGTAATAGCCGAACCCGGCCACACCCTGCAGGCCGGCCACCGACGACACGTTGACGATCTGCCCGCTGCCCCGGGCCCGCATGCCGGGCAGGACGGCCCGGGTCACCGACAGCACGGCGAAGAAGTTCAGCTCGAACATGGTTCGGACGGCCGCCTCGTCCATCCCCTCGATCGAGCCGTACCAGCCGCGGCCGGCGTTGTTGACCAGCACGTCGATGCTCCCGAAGTGCTCCTCGGCGGTACGGACGGCCCGCTGCACCTGCTGGGCTTGTATGACGTCGAGCGGGACGACGAGCACCCGGTCACCGAATGCCTGCGCCCACTCCGTCAACTCCTCGACGCGCCGCGCGGTGAGGACCACCCGGTCGCCGACCTCGAGAGCCGCCTCCGCGAAGGCCATGCCGAACCCGCCCGGCGTCCCGCCGGTGATGAACCAGTTTCTCGTCATGGCCCCACCGTGCGGCCTCTCCCGGGGAGAGGGTCAAGCGCGCTCGAGCGCGACGAGCGCGCGTCTACTGCCAGCGACAGCGGCGTGTCGATGTACAGACGCGCGCGCTCGCCGAAAAAGGAGAGTCAGGTGCGGCGGCCGACGAGTGAGTGCCGCCTGCCGTAGAGGAAGTACACCACCACGCCGATCGCCATCCAGATCAGGAACCGGATCCACGTCAGCCCGGTCAGGTTCAGCATCAGCCACACACACGCGATGATCGACAGCACCGGCAGCACCGGCACCCACGGCGCCCGGAACCCGCGCGGCAGGTCCGGCCGGGTCCGCCGCAACACCAGCACCCCCGCCGACACCAGCACGAACGCGAACAGCGTGCCGATGTTCACCATCTCCTCGAGCTTGCCGATCGGGAACACCGTCGCGGTGACCGCGACGACCGCGCCCACGATCAGCGTGATCCGCACCGGTGTTCCGTGCCTGCCGGTCTTGGCCAGCTGACGCGGCATCAAGCCGTCGCGCGACATCGCGAACAGCACCCGCGTCTGCCCCAGCACCAGAACGATCACCACGGTGGTCAGCCCGGCCAGCGCGCCGATCGAGATCACCTTCGCCGCCCAGTCGACCCCGTTCAGAGCGAACGCCGTCGCCAGGTTCTGCGTCTCGGCGTCGCGCAATTCCTTGTAGCTGACCATCCCCGACACCACGACGGTGACGGCGACGTAGAGCACGGTGACGATGCCCAGCGAGGCCAGGATGCCGCGCGGCACGTCGCGCTGCGGGTTCTTCGTCTCCTCGGCCGTGGTGGCGACGATGTCGAAGCCGATGAACGCGAAGAACACGATCGACGCCCCGGCCAGCAGCCCGTACCAGCCGTAGTGGCTGCCTTCGGCGCCGGTCAGCAGCGAGAACAGCGATTGCTCGGTGCCCGAACCGCCGCCGCCCGCTTCGGCGGGCGGGATGAACGGCGTGTAGTTCTGGGTCTTGATGTAGAACGCGCCGACGATCACGACGAGCAGCACCACCGCGACCTTCACCGCGGTGATCGCGAGGCTGACGCCGGCGGAGAGCTTGGTGCCGTAGGCCAGGATCGCGGTGACGAACGCGATGATCAACAGGGCACCCCAATCCACTTCCAGCCCAGCGACATTCGCGACGCCACCGCCGAAACCGAACACAGTGCCCAGGTAGCTCGACCAGCCTTTGGCGACGACCGCCGCCGCGACGGCGAACTCGAGGATCAGGTCCCAGCCGATGATCCACGCGACGAACTCGCCGAACGTCGCGTAGGAGAACGTGTACGCGCTGCCCGCGACCGGGACGGTGGAGGCGAATTCGGCGTAACACAGCGCGGCGAGCCCGCAGGCGATCGCGGCGATGATGAACGAGATCGAGATCGCCGGACCGGTGAGGTTGGCCGCCGTCGACGCGGTGATCGTGAAGATGCCGGCGCCGATCACCACGGACACGCCGAAGACGGTGAGGTCCCACCAGGTCAGGTCCTTGCGGAGCCGGGTGTCGGGCTCGTCGGTGTCGGCGATCGACTGCTCCACCGACTTGGTCCGCCTTCTGTTGGTGGCCGGTGCCGCCGACTCCTGCGTCATCAACGTCCTCGTTTCGTCATCGTCTGTGCGGGCAATGTACCCACTACTCCCCTTAAAGTGACCTCCAATGGCAGGCCTCATGACACAGAGTGCAGAACACGCGATCGTCGTCGGCGCCAGCCTCGGCGGGCTGTGCGCCGCCCGGGTCCTCTCCGATGTCTTCGACCGGGTGACGATCTTCGAGCGCGACGAGCTTCCCGACGGGCCGGCCAACCGACCGGCCGTGCCGCAGGGCCGCCATGTACACCTGCTGATGGCGCGCGGCGCGCAGGAGTTCGAGTCGCTGTTCCCCGGATTGCTCGACGACATGGTCGCCGCCGGCGTGCCGATCCTGGAGAACCGGCCGGACTGCATCCACTTCGGAGCGGCGGGTCATGTGCTGGGCACCCAGCACCGGCTGCAGAACGAGTTCACCGCCTACGTGCCGAGCCGACCGCATCTGGAGTGGCAGATCCGCCGCCGCGTCCTCGACATCGCTAACGTGACGCTGGTCGGCGAAGGCGTCGACGAGCCGGTCTACGACGGACGCCGGGTGACCGGGGTGACGGTGGCCGGGTCGACGGTCGACGCGGATCTGGTGGTCGACGCGACAGGGCGCGGCACCCGGTTGCCGGTGTGGTTGGAGCAGTGGGGTTTTGCGCGTCCGCCGGAAGACACCGTGAACGTCGGCATCGGCTACGCCACGCACCAGGTGCGCATTCCG
This window contains:
- a CDS encoding SDR family NAD(P)-dependent oxidoreductase, with amino-acid sequence MTRNWFITGGTPGGFGMAFAEAALEVGDRVVLTARRVEELTEWAQAFGDRVLVVPLDVIQAQQVQRAVRTAEEHFGSIDVLVNNAGRGWYGSIEGMDEAAVRTMFELNFFAVLSVTRAVLPGMRARGSGQIVNVSSVAGLQGVAGFGYYSATKFAIEAVTDVLRQEVAPQGIGVMAVEPGAFRTRAYAGFADEPVTESVSAYRDLLEQVRATMIAEDGNQPGDPRRGVRAVIAAVAQDPPPKRLVLGSAGFDAAVGALEERLSDIRAGETLSRGADFPSA
- a CDS encoding APC family permease, which translates into the protein MTQESAAPATNRRRTKSVEQSIADTDEPDTRLRKDLTWWDLTVFGVSVVIGAGIFTITASTAANLTGPAISISFIIAAIACGLAALCYAEFASTVPVAGSAYTFSYATFGEFVAWIIGWDLILEFAVAAAVVAKGWSSYLGTVFGFGGGVANVAGLEVDWGALLIIAFVTAILAYGTKLSAGVSLAITAVKVAVVLLVVIVGAFYIKTQNYTPFIPPAEAGGGGSGTEQSLFSLLTGAEGSHYGWYGLLAGASIVFFAFIGFDIVATTAEETKNPQRDVPRGILASLGIVTVLYVAVTVVVSGMVSYKELRDAETQNLATAFALNGVDWAAKVISIGALAGLTTVVIVLVLGQTRVLFAMSRDGLMPRQLAKTGRHGTPVRITLIVGAVVAVTATVFPIGKLEEMVNIGTLFAFVLVSAGVLVLRRTRPDLPRGFRAPWVPVLPVLSIIACVWLMLNLTGLTWIRFLIWMAIGVVVYFLYGRRHSLVGRRT